A window of Cryptomeria japonica chromosome 3, Sugi_1.0, whole genome shotgun sequence contains these coding sequences:
- the LOC131035624 gene encoding zinc finger protein ZAT9 gives MFAVCKFMDSENVKTSEMPVEKERRLSDFEKGDFGGAIALQNRKFSGRAQIEGAENLRHFCKICERRFACGRALGGHMRIHGDSEKSNPRVIGTEAAMNGWCEAPVQDGTDLKKRTNDLAYALRTNRKRSWVLTEQSGALLTGMLEDGRPALVVTSSRACDECGKEFSSWEALLAHMKCSHSGNREQILYQENQSPVSQIQLQPAAKGKRSKRVKCPDDCHSPAASGTKYNEEEDMANCLVMLAMAGKSSSLEKPTQGKTKFLDDSDKIDGTGKKYKCRTCQRVFSSFQALGGHRASNHHYNCSAPSKIGNDSSCSEDEIVTREEGLFTAETEGYSVVLPEKRKWDQEVTNNESAAKGRLHECSICERKFSSGQALGGHKRCHRTTSAAMVHCSQMQESVEQDKTSLLPHHRGQLIDLNLPAPCHDDQYEAEHTDKAATPIPNDLVQMMKPRVLKEDLANDQDLPFH, from the exons ATGTTTGCTGTATGCAAATTCATGGATTCAGAGAATGTAAAGACCAGCGAGATGCCTGTGGAAAAAGAGCGGCGGCTCTCTGATTTTGAGAAGGGAGATTTTGGCGGTGCAATTGCTCTGCAAAATAGGAAATTCAGTGGAAGAGCACAGATTGAAGGAGCAGAAAATTTGAGGCATTTCTGCAAGATTTGCGAGCGGCGGTTTGCATGCGGAAGGGCTCTTGGTGGGCATATGAGAATTCATGGCGACAGTGAGAAATCAAATCCGAGGGTAATTGGTACAGAGGCCGCCATGAATGGGTGGTGTGAAGCTCCAGTGCAAGATGGGACAGATTTGAAAAAGAGGACAAATGACCTGGCTTATGCACTTCGTACGAATCGGAAGCGGAGTTGGGTGTTGACGGAGCAAAGTGGTGCTTTACTCACTGGAATGCTTGAGGATGGTCGGCCGGCATTAGTGGTTACCAGTTCACGGGCCTGTGATGAATGTGGAAAGGAATTCTCCTCGTGGGAGGCTCTGCTCGCCCACATGAAATGCAGCCATTCGGGGAATCGTGAACAAATCTTGTACCAGGAGAACCAGAGCCCTGTTTCACAGATCCAACTACAACCGGCGGCGAAGGGCAAGCGGTCCAAGAGAGTGAAATGCCCAGATGACTGTCATTCCCCTGCCGCATCGGGAACCAAATAcaatgaagaggaagacatggctaATTGTCTGGTAATGCTTGCCATGGCAGGGAAAAGCAGCTCGTTGGAGAAACCCACGCAAGGGAAAACCAAATTCTTAGATGACAGTGATAAGATTGATGGAACTGGTAAGAAGTACAAGTGTAGGACTTGTCAGAGAGTTTTTTCTTCGTTTCAAGCGCTGGGAGGGCACAGAGCAAGCAACCATCATTACAATTGCTCTGCCCCTTCTAAAATTGGAAACGACAGCAGCTGCTCAGAAGATGAAATCGTGACTAGGGAAGAGGGTCTCTTCACAGCAGAGACAGAGGGCTACTCTGTTGTTCTCCCTGAGAAGAGAAAATGGGACCAAGAAGTTACAAACAATGAATCAGCTGCAAAGGGAAGGCTTCATGAATGCTCAATTTGTGAGAGGAAGTTCTCATCTGGACAAGCTCTGGGTGGTCACAAGAGGTGTCATAGGACCACCAGTGCTGCAATGGTTCATTGCTCTCAAATGCAGGAAAGTGTTGAACAAGACAAGACATCCTTACTACCCCATCATAGAGGTCAGTTGATAGATCTCAACCTACCTGCTCCTTGTCATGATGATCAATACGAAGCAGAGCATACTGACAAAGCTGCAACGCCCATTCCCAATGATCTG GTCCAGATGATGAAGCCGAGAGTATTAAAAGAGGATTTGGCTAATGACCAGGATCTTCCATTCCATTAA